From the genome of Papaver somniferum cultivar HN1 chromosome 2, ASM357369v1, whole genome shotgun sequence, one region includes:
- the LOC113349666 gene encoding uncharacterized protein Os08g0359500-like produces the protein MSRHPQVKWAQREDKVYLTVLLPDAKDAKVNVDPEGVFTFSALAGAENHQYELKLDLFEKVNVEESKLNIGVRSIFCVIVKAENGWWKNLLRGSEKPPHYLKIDWDKWVDEDEADETPDVNTGDMDFSQLGGMGGMGGMGGMGGMGGMGGMGGMGGMDMASLMQGMGGMGGMDMSGMGDMGDMGDESDDDDNEVEKPGEVEVAAKDVQKTEAAPSPST, from the exons ATGAG TCGTCATCCTCAGGTGAAGTGGGCACAAAGGGAAGATAAGGTTTACCTTACAGTACTTTTACCTGATGCTAAAGATGCAAAAGTAAATGTCGACCCTGAAGGAGTGTTCACCTTCTCTGCTTTAGCTGGTGCAGAAAATCATCAGTATGAGTTGAAGTTGGATCTGTTTGAAAAGGTCAATGTCGAG GAAAGCAAACTTAATATTGGTGTGAGGAGTATTTTCTGTGTTATTGTGAAAGCAGAGAATGGGTGGTGGAAGAATCTGTTACGTGGTAGTGAGAAGCCACCACACTACCTAAAAATTGATTGGGACAAATGGGTCGATGAAGATGAAGCAGACG AAACACCTGATGTTAATACAGGAGATATGGATTTCTCG CAACTCGGCGGCATGGGCGGCATGGGAGGAATGGGCGGCATGGGTGGAATGGGCGGCATGGGAGGAATGGGTGGAATGGGCGGCATGGACATGGCCAGCTTGATGCAAGGCATGGGTGGCATGGGTGGCATGGATATGTCCGGCATGGGTGACATGGGTGATATGGGTGACGAGAGTGATGATGATG ATAATGAAGTGGAGAAGCCAGGAGAAGTAGAAGTTGCAGCTAAAGACGTTCAGAAGACAGAGGCTGCTCCTTCCCCAAGCACATAA